A stretch of the Medicago truncatula cultivar Jemalong A17 chromosome 5, MtrunA17r5.0-ANR, whole genome shotgun sequence genome encodes the following:
- the LOC11405787 gene encoding UMP-CMP kinase: MWKCATSSFKSLLSLHITQEKDVVSPKHMDSVITFVLGGPGSGKGTQCARIVETFGFKHLSAGDLLRKAMVSDSEYGAMILETIREGRIVPSAVTVRLILREMQYGDNRKFLIDGFPRSEENRIAFEHITGTEPDFVLYFDCPEEEMVKRVLSRNQGRIDDNIDTIKKRLKVFEALNLPVIDHYARRGRLHRINAVGTEDEIFEQVRPVFAACEQTAA, from the exons ATGTGGAAATGCGCAACCTCTTCTTTCAAATCATTACTTTCTCTTCACATCACACAG GAAAAGGACGTGGTTTCTCCCAAACATATGGATTCGGTTATAACTTTTGTTTTAG GGGGGCCTGGTAGTGGAAAAGGTACACAATGTGCAAGAATTGTTGAAACATTTGGATTTAAGCATCTGAGTGCTGGAGATCTTTTGAGGAAGGCAATGGTTTCTGACAGTGAATATGG CGCGATGATTCTGGAAACAATAAGAGAAGGAAGAATCGTTCCATCAGCGGTGACTGTCAGATTGATTCTAAGAGAGATGCAGTATGGTGACAATCGTAAGTTTCTTATTGATGGTTTCCCTAGAAGTGAGGAGAACCGCATAGCTTTTGAACATATT ACTGGAACAGAACCAGATTTTGTTCTTTACTTTGATTGCCCTGAAGAAGAGATGGTGAAACGGGTGCTGAGCCGTAATCAG GGTCGAATTGATGACAATATAGATACAATCAAGAAACGTCTTAAAGTATTTGAGGCATTAAATCTTCCTGTGATCGATCATTATGCAAGAAGAGGGAGACTTCATAGG ATCAATGCTGTGGGAACAGAGGATGAAATATTTGAGCAAGTTCGGCCAGTTTTTGCGGCATGTGAG CAAACGGCTGCATGA